In Pelodiscus sinensis isolate JC-2024 chromosome 19, ASM4963464v1, whole genome shotgun sequence, the DNA window TTGAGCCCTTGTTCGAGGCGTACATCAACAACCTGCGCCGGCAGCTAGACGCTATCAGCGGCGAGAGGCCTCGGCTGGAGGCAGAGGTGCGGAACATGCAGGACACGGTGGAAGATTTCAAGATCAGGTAAGCGAAACTTTCTAGCCTGGTCTGCTACGCTCTGCTAATCTGTGGTACTCCCATGATTATGCCACACCCATAGGTGTTGTACCGAAAAACACAGGCCGGGGCTATACTACAAATGTATCGGCGCGACTCCCCCTCCCTAaacctaggtctacactagaccaggtagGTTGGTTTAAGGTACACCATCCTCCTTACGCATAGCTGGATTCGGTTTGCCCTCCACCAAGCcgcctattccaaactatctgtactcctcatggacAGGGCAGCAGTCTGTGTGTAGTGTTCTGTGTGTTGTGTTAGCCATCATCCTCCCCACAATTGCTGAGGGGCATTGCTAGGTATCACCAAGCAGGAGAGCTGGAGTCAGACGCTGGATTCATCACGTAGCAGAGACACGCACCAGGTTGGAGTCTGCCCATAGACCCTCTGCTTTTGCAGCTCCACCAAAGTCACCCGGATGGCAGGCATCCATGCCGAATCCAGCCTCGACTGACTAACCCAGGCGTGGCACGCATGAGCTCAACCAGAGCCCCACCCAACCCTTCCAGCCTGAGAACAGTTACAGGGATTACGAGCCTGCTTTCAAGCAGGGTGGAAAATGGGAGGTGGCTGGAACATGCCTTTAATGAAGGCTTGCTTGTTCTGGGAATGGCGCCCTTCCATTGCGTGGCCCCAGGGTGCAGTATCTTCAAGTAGGCTTCTCGCATACTCCAGGCAGGCGACGCCCCATCAGCCACTTcttcctgctgctccttctggcCTCTCAGGGGATCAGCTAGTAAGTGGCCTTTCTAAACGGGCTCTGACCATGTCCTTGAGAGCCAAGGTCAAGACGTTGGCCAAGCCCAGGCTAGTCAAGGAGGACCACATAGCCAGGGCTTGCAGCGTGCGGTCCATGGCGACTATGTGGTGATACTTCCCCACGTCGTGACAAGTTGCTTGtctccccttcttcccaccccAGGTACGAGGACGAGATCAACAAGCGCACAGCGGCGGAGAATGAGTTTGTGATGCTCAAGAAGGCAAGTGATCTTGATAAAAAAGGAccggggaggggggttgttttttttttaaaggacttcTTTATATCTGTTTGACCTTTTCTTCCCCCATCTCCGGGAGAACAATGAGGGCAGAGCTCTGCCCATCCTCACCGAAACCCTTCTTTTAGGTAAGCTGGTGGTCCAACTTGTCTCTCTTTCTACCCCCAGCCAGGGTGATGTATCTCCAGATCATAGACTcgtagagttggaagagacctcaggaggtcaccaaaaTCAGATATCCCATAAATCGCGGTTGTCCCCTGGCATTTTGTGCCCTGTCTGGCTAGACCTTCTCCGTCCTTGTGTTTTCAGGATGTGGACACTGCCTACATGAACAAGGTGGAGCTGGAGGCCAAAGCAGATGCCCTGACGGATGAGATCAACTTCCTGAGAGCTCTCTACGAAGCAGTAAGGCCCTTCCAGCTTTCCCAAGTCTCCTGGGGCTACCATAGTGCCATTTTTCATTCTACCCATTCCAGAAGCCAGCCTTACCTCAGAGAGAATCAAACCACTGGAGATACACGTGCCTAGTCATGTGTATTTATAGCGCTGTCATTCCCTTTAGGCTGGTGTTTTAGCATGCAACATTTCAATGAAGAGGACGCAAACCAGAGGAGGCACGAAGAGAGAGCCTGATCCCGAATGTcatttttctttgatttttttcaggaaTTAGCTCAGATGCAGTCACACATCTCGGACACTTCTGTCGTACTTTCCATGGACAACAGCCGAAAGCTGGACCTCGACAGCATCATCACGGAGGTCAAAGCTCAGTACGAAGATATTGCCAACAGGAGCCGAGCTGAGGCGGAGTCTTGGTACCAAACCAAGGTGAGTGGCGCTAGAGTTCGGAGGGTTTGCACTACGATATTCGTCGGTAGGCTCGGTGGAGAGATTGAATccgttttttccagaaaagtgtcgtTGCCACAAAAGTGAAAATGTTTGCAAAACTGTTATCAACTGGgatattatttttaaagaattggagaaaaaatgtccagtattttcagaaaaagtgtcaggtgtttttattttgaaaagatgTTATATTTCAACTCTGTTATGtcttaaaaatagtttaaaagggtcaaaactgaaatgaaacatttaatcCATCCTCCCAAAGCACAATGCGGAGGTGTGGGAGGTGGAGGGCATGTGTCCACTTTGTGAACATTTTTGATAGTTTGATTTTTTACCCTAATTTGGGACAATTTTGTTGCTCTTGTTTTCAATCTcagaagtgtttgcaggatggaAAAGTTTGCCCCAAGTACATGCCTAGGGCTTTAGATGGGTTGGACTCAGAGTGGCTATCCCATCGTACCTTTCATGCCAGCACCATGATACTGGTATTTTTAGGATGCTAACTTGAGCAGGGCTAGAATGGGCATGTCTACTTTGGCTGGAAATTACACCTTCCGTGGAAACACACCCTTAGAAACCCATTTCACCTCCTTGCCATATGGACCTTGAATTTCTTATTGGGACCAGGAATGGTGAAATGCATTACCGTTTCTAAGCAAGAGCTGAATTTTAGAacatactagcagacttacccggtGTGATCTGgtccttgagggcagggggctggtgatgtggggggtgcagggggttcagggcagggtcttgggaatgtggggggtggggcagtgcaggaggctgggaatggcagtgtgtgagagtgaggttTGGGGGTTGAGGAACCCTACCTGCCCCGAGGGgcattttctcttctcccccccccccttgctctggCATTGCTACTGAGgacagagggggagagaaagagtatggggcagggagctacttACCCcatgtgctggcaggcaagatggcggagcccatccctgctggccactccttagctggtgcggctgcccccagtggccactctgagTATCACGTCCCTCCAAATAACCCCTCTCTTCCCATGTTGTGGAAACCAGTCCCATTCCCAGGGCTTCCGgttgccctggcacaaccaaatccccaccttgctttaagttaggagagtAAGAAGCTGCCTGCCATATTTGGCGGCCCTCGCTCTgtctgtttaggaggagttcttggaacaaatggactcacagatggaaaCACTCTAAATATATACGTGGGACAGGGTGTGTGATCCCCAGCTTATGGAGACCTCCTACCCCACCAGGGCATTAATGTAGCTCCATGcaaaggaagaggggaaagaaaTCGCTTCCTTTCAGTTGTTTACATGGCTCACCACAATCCCCTCTGATGCCCCTTTCCAGCCTCCTCCCCATGTCTGACTGTGCGTCCTCTGGTTTCCTCCCACCCCTCACAGTATGAAGAGCTGCAGCTGACTGCTGGAAGACACGGGGACGACCTGCGCACCACCCGGATCGAGATCTCCGACATGAACCGCATGGTCCAGAGGCTTCACTCGGAAATCGACAATGTGAAGAAACAGGCACGTCCATGGGGTGGTTCCTGTGGTGGTTAGAAGGGACGGTGGTGGGGTCGGGACAGGTGTCTGGGAGGTGGGCGAAGGAGGCATGAGGAGATATCCTGGAATTTCAGGACCAGAAGAGACCCAGCAGAGGGAAATCCCTCCCAGGAATTCCCAGCTGCCTTAGCGGCAGTCCCATGCTCCCAGGGACCGGAGAGGCAAATGGCTGGAGCATCCTGTGCTCTGGCATTAACTGCCAATGTGGCATTGGTCTGAGACTCAGGAGTGAGAGACTCAAATCCTGGCTCAGCCTGACCTGCTGGTGACCTGCCACAAgttgcctcagttttcccttctATGAAATGGGTATAACAACACTGCCCTCCTTTGTATACATCTTTGGGAACTACTGCTAAAAGATACTAGGGATTATTGCGATGATGATGCTAAGGGACCTGTTGCAAAACACAGTAAGTTGCACAGTCCTGAGGTTTTCCTAGGAAAGCAGTAATATtaggttagtccctggcaggcctaCAGATCTCGGGGGTGCGGAGATCAGGGATCGATCTGGCGATCTGGGCCAGTCTCTGAAACCCTGAGTTCCTTGCTGAGGCGAGAGGTTCCGTGATCGACAGGTGACAATTGTGCCACTTTTCTGCAAGCACTGATGCTAGCCCCAGTCAGGCCCTGTGCAGTGAGGGGGCTGGTAGGCTGCCCTTTCCCCAGGCTCCAAAGGGGATTCATTCACCGTGCGCGGTCCCTGCCTTCGCAGTGCGCTAACCTGCAGACGGCCATCGCCGACGCCGAGCAGCGGGGCGAACTGGCCCTTCGAGATGCCCAGGCCAAACTGGCTGATCTGGAAGATGCCCTGCAGAAGGCCAAGCAGGACATGGCCCGCCAGCTGCGGGAGTACCAGGAGCTGATGAACGTCAAGCTGGCCCTGGATATCGAGATCGCCACCTACCGCAAGCTGCTGGAAGGAGAGGAGAGCAGGTGGGGGGAATACACCGCACAACGTTTTTGGGGAAGAAAATAGCTCCTCGATTtgcatttttgcaaaaaaaaaaaacccaaaaaatcagttttggttGAAAAAACCGAAACCCCAAAGGGAATCTTTTCACATTCCCATGGCAAAAAAATTCAACGGGGAGCGGGAGGCTGAAGGGAGGACGAAGGATTTGGGGGGTGAAAGTTTTCCAAAGACATTTGGGGACGACGTGGGGAAAGGGCGTGTGCGTGCTGAATGTTCGAATCCTGTCTCGGCACCCTGATCCAACCCGCAGCCCTCCCGCCGGCCACGGGGAAATCGCACCCTGGGAAGATGGGTCCCATGTCTGCGCTCAGAGGATGAAACTGAACCcggacggggtgggaggggggaactcAGGCCCACCGATGAGGGCGGGGCGCAAAAGGGGCGACTGCTCCGGGACCCGGTGATTCAACAGGGCAGCCGTGGcgactggagccctgagccctttaaattgccgctggagccctgggcgggggggggggggacagcaggcagcactgggggctggctgaggggggttGCTAGGCGGcgctgggggctggctgagggaggttGCTAGGCGGCGCTGAGGGGGGTTGCTAggcggcgctgagggctggctgaggggggttGCTAGGCGGCGCTGAGGGGGGTTGCGAGGCGGCAGTGAGGGCTGGTTGAGGGGGGTTGCTAGGAGGCGCTGAGGGCTGTCTGCCCCTGGCCTACTCCTTCCCCCCAAGTCCCCAccctttccaggagcacagagctgccccccaaCTGCCCAAAAGCCTGCCTATTCTGTCAGCACCCTCCTGCCAAACATATTCCATGTGCACCATTCCAGGTGCTCAGGGCCTGTCTCACAGCAGCGAGACACCCCCGGCTGGCCTCAGGCTTGGGCCGGGAAATCCaaatcagctggcatgggccagccacgaGTCtgtctttgctgtgtagacgtagccatagggctGGCATAGGTCTTCGGCCCTGGCCCTATGTCCAGTGGTGAATTAATTTCTCGACTTGGGACAGATCTGCTCTGGTCAGGGCTAGGTTAGGGAACATCACTGGCATTTCTGGCCCTAAGACTGTCCTCATTTCAAACATACAATGGGTTGATCTTCCCACAAGTTAAGGGGCGTCATTCCTGTTGTGTGTCAGAACTTCCccaaggaacataagaacagcaaaatggccagactgggtcggaccaaaggtccatccggcccagcgtcctgcctgcccacagtggccaacgccagatgccccagagggcgtgaacagaacagggaattctcacatgatccctcccgtgTCATCTATTTCTAGACAAAGGGACTAagaacaccatccctacccatcctggctaatagccattgatggacctaacctccatgaatctatctagctcttttttgaaccctgttaaagtcctagtcttcacaacatcctctggcaaggagttccacaggttgactgtgagctgggtgaagaaaaacttccttttgtttgttttaaacctgctgccaattcattttattgggtgacccctggttcttatattatggggaaaagtaaataacttttcctcattcactttcccACGCCAGTCAcgatttcatagacctctgtcctatccccacttcatctcttttctaagctgaaatgtcccagtctttttaatctctcgtcAGGTCTTATTGGAAGCCTGGTCTTGCTGGGATGCTAGTGGTGTTAGCCTCCTAAGATATTCAGAACCACAATCCTAGATGTTAATTGCTTACAATAAGCATACTAAcccttcctttccctctctctAACAGGCTAGCAGGAGAAGGTGTCGGTGCAGTGAACATCTGTAAGTATTCTGGCTCTCAAATGCTAGAGGTGCAATGGGCTGACAACTCGTGGAGTTAAGCTCTGGAACGGGTTTCCAAGGGCAGATGTGAAATCCccgtcactggaggtttttaagaacaggttggacagacacacatcagggatggtctaggtttacatGGTCCTACCTCAACCTACATCAACTccatggggctggacttgatgacctccctccttccccaccctatatttttatctttctgtatattttagaaatgcacatctgtttgtccatctgtccaagaactcctaggcaagcaacacgggaatgcaggggcaagattagaaaggcaaaggcacaaaatgagatcaaactagctacaggcataaagggaaacaagaagaccttttataaatacattaaaagcaagaggaagaccaaggacagggtaggcccactgcttagcgaggagggagaagcagtaacagggaacttggaaatggcggagatgctcaatgacttctttgtttcggtcttcactgagaagtctggaggtgtgcctaacgtagtgaatacaagcagagagagggtaagtttagaagataggatacacaaagaacaagttaaaaatcacttaggaaagttagatgtcagcaagtcaccaggtcctgatgaaatgcatcccaggatactcaaggagctgatagaggaggtatctgagcctttagctatgatctttgaaaaatcatggcagacaggggagattccagaagactggaaaagggcaaatattgtgcccatctataaaaaggggaataagaacaacccaggaaattatagaccggtcagtttaacgtctgtcccagggaagataatggagcaggtaattaaggaaatcgtatgcaaacacttggaaagtaataaagtgatagggaatagccagcatgggtttgtgaagaacaagtcatgtcaaactaatctgatagctttctttgataagataacgagccttgtggataagggagaagcggtggatgtcatatacctagactttagtaaggcatttgatacggtctcgcatgatattcttattgataaactaggcaaatataacttagatagggccacgataaggtgggtgcataattggctggataaccgtagtcagagagttgttgttaacggttctaaatcctgctggaaagggataacaagtggagttcctcaagggtctgttttgggacccgtactgttcaatatcttcatcaatgatgtagatattgggatagagagtactcttattaagtttgcagatgataccaaactgggtggggttgcaacttctttggaggatagggacataattcaaaatgaccttaccaagttagagaaatggtcagaggtaaacaggatgaggtttaataaagagaaatgcaaagtgctccacttaggaaggaacaatcagttccatacatacaagatgggaagcgactgtctaggaaggagcatggcagaaagggatctaggggtcatagtggaccacaagttgaatatgagtcaacagtgtgatgctgttgcaaaaaaagcaaatatgattctaggttgtatcaacaggtgtgttgtaagcaaaactcgtgaagtcattctgccgctctactctgcactagttaggcctcagctggagtactgtgtccagttctgggcgccacatttcaagaaagatgtggagaaattggaaagggtacagagaagagcgacaagaatgattaaaggtctagagaacatgacctatgaagccaggcttcatgaactgggcttgtttagtttggaaaaaagaagattaaggggggacatgatagcggttttcaaatatctaaaagggtgtcacaaggaggaaggagaaaatttgttcctcttggtttctgaggacaggacaaggagtaatgggcttaaagtgcagcaggggaggtttagattggacattaggaaaaaattcctaactgtcagggtggtcaaatattggaataaattgccaagggaggtggtggaatctccctctctggagatatttaagaacaggttagatagacatctgtcagggatggtgtagacggagcttggtcctgccttgagggcggggggctggactcgatgacctctcgaggtcccttccagtcctattattctatgattctatgattctatgatcctcccAACCAGTAAGAGCTAGGCTTTCCAAATCTGGCCAGCAGCTACCTTGTATCATAATGTGAAGCcaagtcagggtttggctgtgccaggacaatgagatgtgcctggaatgggattgttgcTCATAAAAacgaaagggaggggtctggaagGTGGGACAGTCATCCCGCAGAATGACCAAAGGGGGCAGCGAGGGgctagagatggggactggggcaATTATAACCCCATGGGGAAAGCAGGATGCCAGCAGGGAcatggggtggaggaagggacagctatctaccatAGATTTCAGAGAGATTGTCAAGTtgtgtgtctgtccgtctgtgtctgtctgtccgtcccccagctggggcacatgcacccccttccccagctgtgcaggtcagctggccccaagctgctgagagagggctgggggtgtcctctctccccagggcaccctgtacccctcctccccagccccaccccagagcaatgattgaaatgaagacAAACAAAACGTATTTGAGTGAAGGATCTGAGCAAGGCCTGGTCGAACTTCTAGTGATTCAATAAGAGGCTACAATAAATTCCGCACCAGATACAGcacggagtcctgtggcaccttaaagtctaacacgGTTAATTTGGGCATCGGCTTTCATGGGCTTGCatttcatgaaagctcatgcccaaatTGTATTGAAGGAGCCACCGGcctctttgttctgtttgctgaaacagactaacccgGCAATCCCCTGAAACTTGGCATTGGCAGATCCGTACGGCACAACTGAGACAGACGCCAGGGTATTTCTCTGAGCTCCGGGAAAGAACCCGAGAACCTCTCCTTGTGTGCTTGGGGTGCAAACCGTTCTTGTGCAAAGGGACAAACGCAAGGCCCACACAAGGCTGTGCGTGTTGGAGTCCAAACAAGAGAGATTTCCACCCTGAGGGCACCTTTTCTCGGCAGAAAGAGCTCTACTCACAAGGACTCAGGAGAAACCCAAGTTCAGTAGGGTGATGACTGAGAGACCGAACAGGGTCCTATTGGGTGTTCAGTCAAAACAGGAGGGCAGCAGAGAGGTGAAATCAGAACAGGCAGGAAAAGTCGGGGCTGTAAATATGTAGTTTGGCCCAACAATTGGGGAAGGATTAAAAGCAGGGGAGGCAGATGCATTCATCTCTGAGAGACAGGtacctggggcacctggcattggccactgttgggaggaCAGTGGATAAATGGACAATTGTTCTTAGGCTGGGAACAGGGGTGGGTTACTGAAACGAGCGAAGGGGAGACCTGAAGGAAAGACAAACCTGGAAGGCCTGATGTCAAAGGGATTTAGCGCCCCAAACCCTGCCGGCAGAGACTAAGGGGAGTGAGTACGAGGCAACTACATAGCGGTGAAACTGACTAGAGAGTGCGAGGAACTCCCAGACAGTGGATCTCAGTTGCCGGACAGGTGGCAGGAAGCGAACCGCTGGCTGTTGGGCCCCAGCGGCTCTGGTGGACAAGGCTTTTGGTGGACCGATagcattttatttgcacatttgcatattttttatttGCACAATGAAGATGCacgtatgcaaataaaatgttaccggtctgccaaaagttcgggagtgggtttgccggtccccggtataaaaaaggttggagaccacagcTCCAAGAGACCGGTGGAAACTCCGCCTCTTCAGCCATCTGAAACAGTACATTTTCACGTCCTTCTGTGAGGTGCTGGCAGCGTTCTCTCTAATTttcccatctgtgtgcagaataatttttgttcgGTGCACCAgggcaagtgcagatgtgcaccacccacagacACACAGGCTACTATGGGTGCTCTGTTCATATGAAGATCAAGCACACAGTCTAACCCTCTGCTTTCTTCTGCTCTGCAGCTGTGGTCCACTCTTCCGGGGGAAGCAGCTACAACTCTGGAAGTGGGCTGTCCCTGGGCTCCGGGCTGGGAAATGCATCCGGGCTGGCCTATGCCGCCGGGCTCGGCGTCGGAGGAAGCAGCTTCAGCACCAGCAGCGGGAGAGGCCTGGTGGGAGGATACAGTTCTGGAGGAGGCAGCAGTTCCAGCGTGAAAATCGTCTCCAAAACCACCTCGACCAAAAAAAGCGTCCGCACTTAAGTGCCAACCCAGTCTCCAATTCCCAGCAGCCTGGCGAGAAGAAATACGACACTGCCTCCTGGTGGCGGCACACCCCAAACCACTCGAAGACACCCGCTTCCGGGGGAGGGAAAAGTCCCCTAAAATACCACGGATGTGCCATACAAGTCCCATTCTCGTGGGACGAGGCCTTTACTGGCTTGAAGCCGAGGCCCTTTCTCCATTCCTCTCAACTCCCAATTGTAACGCATCAACCCCAGCCAACACGTAATTGGCCAGGCCGGTTAACGAGCTCTGTGGTAGCAGAAATTCACCGATTTTGATCATCTTCCCACTCTTGCTTGGAGCCATGTAACCTGGGTGTAAAGCCAAATCCAGATTGACACCAGTGTCACTGAGAGCCAAGTCTGGCTTTATCCATGGCTAGATGTTGTTTATTCTGAATAAACATCAGGCTTGACTAGAGAGTCACATTTCCATCTTAGGGTCCATATTAGTCGACCGGCAGagacctctctctccccctcgcTCTTGGGAGGTGACATGTCCCTCACCGGTGGGTGTGGCGCATGGGGGTGTGGTGACCAATAAGAAGCAGTGTCGATATTTCTGAGTCCATCTTGCTCCTACCAGTTCCCCTTTCTCTTGGGGATATTTTTCTTACCCTACCTGCATCACGTAATTTAGTCTTCGTTCCCACTGATTCGTCTTCTGTACTCGACTCTAGCTTGCGTACTAGCCAATGGGGCATTAGCACCGACCCTGACATAGTTTTCTAGATCCAGTACGAACCTCACAGTGGTCCCAAGCTCCTCTGTGTGAGCCAGGAGATCATGACAGTGAAGTAGAGATGTCACAAGATCGAGGGTGTCTATGCACCCAGTGACAGATATGCAGAAACCAAAGGGTGAGGAGCCTGCTTTGGGGATCAGGACATGGCTTCTCACAGGTAAACAATGTCGGTGTCTCATCGCCTGCATTTTTAGGGGGGAACCTGCGTTTTTATGTGCCCATTTTCACAGTTCCTATTACTGGATGCGGATGTTGATTTCATGTAGCAGTCCCCTGATTTCATGACATTTCTTCAATAAACTGCAATCAACGTATCTGTCTGCAGTGTGGTTTTCGGCTTTATTAGACAATGGGCAGGTTGAAACTCTTGAAACcggggactttctggtccagcaagagTCCCGGTGGAGATCCAGCAGCAGGGACTCCTGTAGGGGCCGGGAGCTGGCGGGGAACCCACCCAGTGcatggcagcggggctgggagacCCAGCGGGTcggcagggcagcggggctgggaggagatggcgagccagccaggaggccggCCAACCAGACTAAGGGAGCTGTTGGCAGGGGTCAAGAAATGACcactcctggtctggcaaaatccctcatccggggtgggtcaggtcccaagggggcCGGACCAGGAGGTTGGAacctgtagtaagatgagggcctggaACACAAGCCTACGTATCACAGGCCAGGCATGAGGCCTGAGGTCTGGCCAACAATGGTCAAGACTTCGCTAACgtgaagctgtgagcaagaggcag includes these proteins:
- the LOC102459866 gene encoding keratin, type II cytoskeletal cochleal — protein: MAQKTINLRSGGFTRNFSASSTGIPGSRTSFSSMSVSRGGGGGLGRISGGGFSSRSFHGLGGSKRISVGGGYHSARSGYAYGLGYGGMGGRISEAGYGFGGGFASGAGGIHQVTVNQNLLMPLNLEIDPSVQKVKKEEKEQIKTLNNKFASFIDKVRFLEQQNKVLETKWCLLQEHKTVKSNIEPLFEAYINNLRRQLDAISGERPRLEAEVRNMQDTVEDFKIRYEDEINKRTAAENEFVMLKKDVDTAYMNKVELEAKADALTDEINFLRALYEAELAQMQSHISDTSVVLSMDNSRKLDLDSIITEVKAQYEDIANRSRAEAESWYQTKYEELQLTAGRHGDDLRTTRIEISDMNRMVQRLHSEIDNVKKQCANLQTAIADAEQRGELALRDAQAKLADLEDALQKAKQDMARQLREYQELMNVKLALDIEIATYRKLLEGEESRLAGEGVGAVNISVVHSSGGSSYNSGSGLSLGSGLGNASGLAYAAGLGVGGSSFSTSSGRGLVGGYSSGGGSSSSVKIVSKTTSTKKSVRT